A genomic segment from Bacillus cereus G9842 encodes:
- a CDS encoding glyceraldehyde-3-phosphate dehydrogenase, translating to MTRVAINGFGRIGRMVFRQAIKESAFEIVAINASYPSETLAHLIKYDTVHGKFDGTVEAFEDHLLVDGKMIRLLNNRDPKELPWTDLGVEVVIEATGKFNSKEKAILHVEAGAKKVILTAPGKNEDVTIVVGVNEDQLDITKHTVISNASCTTNCLAPVVKVLDEQFGIENGLMTTVHAYTNDQKNIDNPHKDLRRARACGQSIIPTTTGAAKALAKVLPHLNGKLHGMALRVPTPNVSLVDLVVDVKRDVTVEAINEAFKTVANGALKGIVEFSEEPLVSIDFNTNTHSAIIDGLSTMVMGDRKVKVLAWYDNEWGYSRRVVDLVTLVVEELAKQENVQHI from the coding sequence ATGACTCGTGTGGCAATTAATGGATTTGGACGTATTGGGAGAATGGTATTTCGTCAAGCAATAAAAGAAAGCGCATTCGAAATTGTAGCAATCAATGCAAGCTATCCATCTGAAACGTTAGCACACTTAATTAAATATGATACAGTTCATGGTAAGTTTGACGGAACAGTAGAAGCATTTGAAGATCACTTATTAGTTGATGGAAAAATGATTCGCCTTTTAAACAACCGCGATCCAAAGGAATTGCCTTGGACAGATTTAGGTGTTGAAGTTGTAATTGAAGCAACTGGTAAATTTAATTCAAAAGAAAAAGCAATTCTTCACGTTGAAGCTGGAGCGAAAAAGGTTATTTTAACAGCGCCTGGTAAAAATGAAGATGTAACAATTGTAGTTGGTGTGAATGAAGACCAATTAGATATTACAAAACATACTGTTATTTCAAATGCATCTTGTACAACAAACTGTTTAGCGCCTGTTGTAAAGGTGTTAGATGAGCAGTTCGGAATTGAAAACGGTTTAATGACGACTGTTCACGCTTATACAAATGACCAAAAAAATATTGATAACCCACATAAAGATTTAAGAAGAGCGCGTGCTTGCGGACAATCAATCATTCCGACAACGACAGGTGCCGCGAAAGCGCTAGCAAAAGTTCTTCCGCACTTGAACGGAAAACTTCATGGTATGGCACTTCGTGTACCAACGCCAAACGTGTCTCTTGTTGACTTAGTAGTAGACGTAAAACGTGATGTGACAGTTGAAGCTATTAATGAAGCTTTCAAAACGGTTGCAAACGGTGCGTTAAAAGGTATTGTAGAATTCAGCGAAGAGCCTTTAGTATCTATCGACTTTAATACAAATACACACTCAGCTATCATTGATGGTTTATCTACAATGGTAATGGGTGATCGTAAAGTGAAAGTGCTTGCTTGGTATGATAACGAGTGGGGCTACTCTCGTCGTGTTGTAGATCTTGTAACGTTAGTTGTTGAAGAGTTAGCGAAACAAGAAAATGTGCAACACATTTAA
- the ytxC gene encoding putative sporulation protein YtxC — translation MIEICFEEKNDAMHVYRQLLKRAEVLYKETSVYLQEQKVVIHIPVHESNYIEKILLPVMVYFIVNVKQNEWIYTILKEKFFYEEQEECHQILHMAHEILKGRRKGVAQDLTRNAFESYIKSSLNNWLCDPLSFSFSSYIRFRLRTYREMVAKLAEVAIDEYKMEQEYQMFIETLRQQVSSRKSRLSCVHLIFDESFIFYDDKGRRLKQEKLVQYIDEELLKQNDVYIDTKVIAPLLSISPKKIYLYTKEQDHNMIITLRNVFQERVQLHGLHDFERNVKNLKNKGNALDFLSF, via the coding sequence GTGATTGAAATTTGCTTCGAAGAAAAAAATGATGCTATGCACGTATATAGACAATTGCTGAAAAGAGCGGAAGTGTTATATAAGGAAACGAGTGTGTATTTACAGGAGCAAAAAGTGGTGATTCACATACCAGTACATGAATCGAATTATATTGAAAAGATCTTATTGCCAGTAATGGTGTATTTCATTGTGAATGTGAAACAAAATGAGTGGATTTATACGATCTTAAAAGAAAAGTTTTTTTATGAAGAACAAGAAGAGTGTCATCAAATATTGCACATGGCACATGAGATTTTAAAGGGAAGAAGAAAAGGTGTAGCTCAGGATTTAACTCGTAACGCATTTGAGTCATATATTAAGTCTTCTTTAAATAATTGGCTTTGTGATCCGCTCTCATTCTCGTTTTCATCATATATCCGTTTTCGTCTTCGTACATATAGGGAAATGGTGGCTAAACTTGCGGAAGTGGCAATTGATGAGTATAAGATGGAGCAAGAATACCAAATGTTCATTGAAACGCTTCGGCAACAAGTGAGTAGCCGTAAATCACGCTTGTCCTGTGTGCATCTTATTTTTGATGAAAGCTTTATCTTTTATGATGATAAAGGTAGACGTTTAAAACAGGAGAAGTTGGTCCAATATATAGATGAAGAATTATTAAAGCAAAATGATGTATATATTGATACAAAAGTAATTGCGCCGCTTCTTTCTATTTCGCCAAAAAAGATTTATTTATATACGAAGGAACAAGACCATAATATGATTATTACTTTGCGAAATGTGTTTCAAGAACGGGTCCAATTACATGGATTACATGATTTTGAGCGCAATGTGAAAAATTTAAAAAATAAAGGTAACGCCCTTGATTTTCTAAGTTTTTGA
- the thrS gene encoding threonine--tRNA ligase, whose translation MADVVKITFPDGAVKEFPKGVTTEEIAASISPGLKKKAVAGKLNDEMIDLVTPIEEDGAVSIITLDSEDGLYILRHSTAHLLAQALKRLYKDVKLELGIGPVIENGFYYDIDMEEAITVEDFKKIEKEMQKIVNENLEIVRHEVPRAEALRRFEEIGDELKLDLINDLPEDAVISIYEQGEFFDLCRGVHLPSTGKIKVFKLLSVAGAYWRGDSNNKMLQRIYGTAFVKKAELDEHLRMLEEAKERDHRKLGKELKLFTNSQKVGQGLPLWLPKGATIRRIIERYIVDKEASLGYDHVYTPVLGSRELYETSGHWNHYRDGMFPSMEMDNEELVLRPMNCPHHMMVYKNDIHSYRELPIRIAELGTMHRYEMSGALSGLQRVRGMTLNDAHIFVRPDQIKEELKRVVNLTLEVYKDFGLENYSFRLSYRDPADTKKYYADDEMWEKAQGMLKEAMDEMGLDYYEAEGEAAFYGPKLDVQVRTALGKDETLSTVQLDFLLPERFELTYVGEDGKQHRPVVIHRGVVSTMERFVAFLIEEYKGAFPTWLAPVQVQVIPVSPQVHLDYAKKVQDELRRAGIRVELDTREEKIGYKIREAQMQKIPYMLVVGDNEVTENGVNVRKYGEQKSETIALDAFVDMIKVEGKR comes from the coding sequence ATGGCAGATGTAGTTAAAATTACTTTCCCTGATGGAGCTGTGAAGGAGTTTCCAAAAGGCGTAACAACTGAAGAAATCGCAGCTTCTATTAGCCCAGGCTTAAAGAAAAAAGCTGTAGCTGGAAAATTAAACGATGAGATGATCGATCTTGTTACACCAATCGAAGAAGATGGTGCAGTTTCTATTATTACATTAGATTCTGAAGATGGCTTATATATTTTACGCCATTCAACAGCCCACCTTTTAGCACAAGCGTTAAAACGTTTATATAAAGATGTTAAGCTTGAGCTTGGCATTGGCCCAGTAATTGAAAATGGCTTCTATTACGATATCGATATGGAAGAAGCAATTACAGTTGAAGACTTCAAGAAAATCGAAAAAGAAATGCAAAAAATCGTGAACGAGAACTTAGAAATCGTTCGTCATGAAGTACCACGTGCAGAAGCACTTCGTCGCTTTGAAGAAATTGGCGATGAGTTAAAATTAGATTTAATTAACGACCTTCCAGAAGATGCAGTTATTTCAATCTATGAGCAAGGCGAATTCTTCGACCTTTGCCGTGGTGTTCACCTTCCATCTACAGGGAAAATTAAAGTGTTTAAATTATTAAGCGTTGCAGGTGCTTACTGGCGCGGCGATAGCAATAATAAAATGTTACAACGTATTTACGGTACTGCATTCGTTAAGAAAGCAGAACTAGATGAGCACTTACGTATGCTTGAAGAAGCGAAAGAGCGCGATCACCGTAAATTAGGTAAAGAATTAAAACTATTTACTAATAGCCAAAAAGTAGGACAAGGTTTACCACTTTGGTTACCAAAAGGTGCAACAATTCGTCGTATTATCGAGCGTTACATCGTTGATAAAGAAGCAAGCTTAGGTTATGATCACGTATACACTCCAGTATTAGGAAGCAGAGAGTTATATGAAACTTCTGGTCACTGGAACCACTACCGTGATGGCATGTTCCCATCAATGGAAATGGATAATGAAGAATTAGTTCTTCGTCCAATGAACTGTCCTCACCATATGATGGTTTATAAAAATGATATTCACAGCTACCGTGAATTACCAATCCGTATTGCGGAACTTGGAACAATGCATCGTTATGAAATGTCAGGTGCGTTATCTGGATTACAACGTGTACGCGGAATGACTTTAAACGATGCGCACATTTTCGTTCGTCCAGATCAAATTAAAGAAGAGTTAAAACGTGTTGTAAACTTAACTCTAGAAGTGTACAAAGATTTCGGTTTAGAGAACTACTCATTCCGTCTATCTTATCGCGACCCAGCAGATACTAAAAAGTATTATGCGGATGATGAGATGTGGGAAAAAGCACAAGGTATGTTAAAAGAAGCTATGGATGAAATGGGTCTTGATTACTATGAAGCTGAAGGTGAAGCGGCATTCTACGGTCCAAAACTGGATGTTCAAGTTCGTACTGCTCTTGGAAAAGACGAAACACTTTCAACTGTACAATTAGACTTCTTACTTCCAGAACGCTTTGAATTAACTTATGTTGGTGAAGACGGTAAGCAACATCGTCCAGTTGTAATTCACCGTGGTGTTGTATCAACTATGGAACGCTTCGTAGCCTTCTTAATTGAAGAATACAAAGGTGCATTCCCAACTTGGTTAGCTCCAGTTCAAGTACAAGTAATTCCAGTTTCTCCGCAAGTACATTTAGACTATGCGAAGAAAGTACAAGACGAATTGCGTCGTGCTGGTATCCGTGTTGAATTAGACACTCGTGAAGAGAAGATTGGTTACAAAATCCGTGAAGCACAAATGCAAAAAATTCCGTACATGCTTGTAGTAGGTGACAATGAAGTAACTGAAAACGGCGTAAACGTACGTAAATATGGTGAACAAAAATCAGAAACAATCGCATTAGATGCTTTTGTTGACATGATTAAAGTAGAAGGAAAACGATAA
- the nrdR gene encoding transcriptional regulator NrdR, whose translation MRCPSCSHNGTRVLDSRPVDEGRSIRRRRECESCLSRFTTFERVEESPLIVVKKEGTREEFNKEKILRGLIKACEKRPVSLRQLEEVTQSVERELRNLGISEVKSDMIGEIVMEELRDIDDVAYVRFASVYRQFKDLNVFIEELKDILQKERE comes from the coding sequence TTGCGTTGTCCATCCTGTTCTCATAATGGTACAAGAGTGTTAGATTCGCGTCCGGTAGACGAGGGGCGCTCTATTCGAAGAAGGAGAGAGTGTGAAAGTTGCTTAAGTCGCTTTACGACCTTTGAAAGGGTAGAAGAGTCACCTCTTATCGTTGTAAAAAAAGAAGGCACACGAGAAGAGTTTAATAAAGAAAAGATTTTACGTGGTTTAATTAAAGCGTGTGAAAAAAGACCAGTATCTTTAAGACAATTAGAAGAAGTAACACAAAGCGTGGAACGTGAACTGCGTAATTTAGGTATATCAGAAGTGAAAAGTGATATGATTGGTGAAATTGTTATGGAAGAACTTCGCGATATTGATGATGTTGCTTACGTACGCTTTGCTTCTGTATATCGTCAATTTAAAGATTTAAATGTATTTATTGAAGAATTAAAAGATATACTGCAAAAAGAAAGAGAGTAG
- the dnaI gene encoding primosomal protein DnaI, which yields MEHIQNSFAKLMGNEKFKNRYEVLKAEVMAHPRVKEFIDEHKGEVTTSMIERSLVKLYEYIGQSVGCVDCPDLGSCKNMLQGYEPKLVIQGKMIDIQYDRCVRKVAHDERKKYEKLVQSVYMPTDILQATMENLDPSDLNARIDAIGAANEFLSTYEPGKKAQGLYLYGKFGVGKTYLLGAIANELARKKISSMLVYFPEFLREIKSSIQDNSIGEKIDAVKRVQVLMLDDIGAEAMSSFVRDDVLGAILQFRMLENLPTFFTSNFDFKQLEHHLTYTQRGEAEEMKAARIMERIKYLAKPIPIGGKNRRHK from the coding sequence ATGGAGCATATTCAAAATTCATTTGCAAAATTAATGGGAAATGAAAAATTTAAAAATAGATATGAAGTATTAAAGGCAGAAGTAATGGCGCATCCGCGTGTGAAAGAATTTATAGACGAACATAAAGGTGAAGTAACGACTTCTATGATTGAGCGCAGTCTTGTGAAGCTATATGAATATATTGGACAAAGTGTAGGTTGCGTGGATTGTCCGGATTTAGGTTCATGTAAAAATATGCTGCAAGGGTACGAGCCAAAGCTTGTTATTCAAGGGAAAATGATTGATATTCAATATGATCGCTGCGTTAGAAAAGTAGCACATGACGAGAGAAAGAAATATGAAAAACTCGTTCAAAGTGTATATATGCCAACGGATATTTTACAGGCAACTATGGAAAACTTAGACCCTTCTGATTTAAATGCACGTATCGATGCAATTGGTGCAGCGAATGAATTTTTAAGTACATATGAACCAGGTAAAAAAGCACAAGGTTTATATTTGTACGGTAAATTTGGTGTAGGAAAAACGTACCTTTTAGGAGCAATTGCGAACGAGCTTGCTCGAAAGAAAATAAGTTCGATGCTCGTATACTTCCCAGAATTTTTACGTGAAATCAAAAGTTCGATTCAAGATAATTCGATTGGTGAAAAGATTGATGCGGTTAAACGCGTACAAGTTTTAATGTTAGATGATATCGGGGCAGAAGCAATGTCAAGCTTTGTGCGTGACGATGTGCTTGGTGCAATCTTGCAATTCCGTATGTTAGAAAACTTACCGACGTTCTTTACGTCTAATTTTGATTTTAAACAACTGGAACACCATTTAACGTATACACAGCGTGGTGAGGCTGAAGAAATGAAGGCAGCACGTATTATGGAACGAATTAAATATTTAGCGAAACCAATTCCGATTGGTGGGAAAAATCGTCGTCATAAGTAA
- a CDS encoding replication initiation and membrane attachment family protein, translating into MEKQSWMELLPIDRYKVSAKGLLHNYDRKVLTMLYQPLIGSRAFSLYMTLWGELEQDRVFGKENTHHSLMVTMQMQLPEIYEERVKLEAIGLLKVYIKKEKDIRMFIYELQPPLSPKQFFDDIVLSIFLYNRLSRTKYNQVKQYFLEEEFDFASYENVTRSFNDVFGSFNPGQLEHAQEDLRIPKTTTMPSNEKGDAPKVWNDFFDFSLFVDGLSALVPKKSITGQVRDCVITLAYVYGVDVLSMQNIVLGAVTEMQTIDMERLRKGARDWYQFENGQALPVLSERVQPHAARTMKEKEPSSQEEMLIKQLEEISPKQLLKEISGGAEATKADLQIVEDVMINQKLTPGVVNVLIYYVMLRSDMKLAKTYVEKIAGHWARKKVGTVADAMALAKEENRQYQEWAETKKKGRTAKKTVRKEMVPDWLKEEEPKEQEKETAKKDVSVEKDASTLEDERKRLEEVLKKYKRD; encoded by the coding sequence ATGGAAAAACAGTCATGGATGGAGCTATTGCCGATTGATCGTTATAAAGTAAGTGCGAAAGGGCTACTGCATAATTACGACCGAAAAGTATTAACGATGTTGTATCAGCCGTTAATAGGTAGTAGAGCTTTTAGCTTATACATGACACTATGGGGGGAGCTAGAGCAAGATCGTGTATTTGGAAAAGAGAATACACATCATTCCCTTATGGTGACTATGCAAATGCAACTTCCTGAAATATATGAGGAACGAGTAAAGTTAGAGGCAATTGGGCTTTTGAAGGTATATATTAAGAAAGAAAAAGATATTCGAATGTTCATATATGAGTTGCAACCACCTTTATCTCCAAAGCAGTTTTTTGATGATATTGTTTTAAGTATCTTTTTATACAATCGATTGAGTCGGACAAAATATAATCAAGTAAAGCAATATTTCTTAGAAGAAGAATTTGATTTTGCTTCTTATGAAAATGTTACGCGCTCTTTCAATGATGTGTTTGGTTCGTTTAATCCAGGACAGCTTGAGCATGCGCAAGAAGATCTTCGTATCCCAAAAACGACAACTATGCCAAGTAACGAGAAGGGAGACGCTCCGAAAGTTTGGAATGATTTCTTTGATTTCTCTTTATTTGTAGATGGATTGTCCGCTCTTGTTCCTAAAAAGTCGATTACAGGTCAAGTAAGAGACTGCGTTATAACACTTGCTTACGTGTATGGTGTAGATGTGTTATCGATGCAAAATATCGTTCTTGGTGCGGTGACAGAGATGCAAACAATTGATATGGAAAGGCTTAGAAAAGGAGCTCGCGATTGGTATCAATTTGAAAATGGTCAAGCATTACCGGTATTAAGTGAAAGAGTACAGCCTCATGCTGCACGTACGATGAAAGAGAAAGAGCCTTCATCGCAAGAGGAGATGCTAATAAAGCAGCTAGAGGAAATCTCGCCAAAACAATTATTGAAAGAGATTTCTGGTGGTGCAGAGGCAACGAAAGCGGACTTGCAAATCGTTGAAGATGTCATGATTAATCAAAAATTGACACCAGGAGTTGTGAATGTACTTATTTATTACGTTATGCTACGCTCAGATATGAAACTTGCGAAAACGTATGTCGAGAAGATTGCTGGGCATTGGGCACGTAAAAAGGTTGGTACAGTAGCGGACGCGATGGCGTTAGCGAAAGAAGAGAACCGTCAATATCAAGAGTGGGCTGAGACGAAGAAAAAAGGCCGTACGGCGAAGAAAACGGTACGGAAAGAAATGGTACCAGATTGGCTTAAGGAAGAAGAGCCGAAGGAACAAGAGAAAGAAACGGCGAAGAAAGATGTAAGTGTAGAAAAAGATGCAAGTACGTTAGAAGATGAACGAAAACGATTAGAAGAAGTGTTAAAAAAATATAAGCGTGATTAA
- the coaE gene encoding dephospho-CoA kinase (Dephospho-CoA kinase (CoaE) performs the final step in coenzyme A biosynthesis.), whose protein sequence is MTVVIGLTGGIASGKSTVSQMFRELSIPVIDADIIAREVVERGKPAYNKIVEVFGTEVLQKDGELDRPKLGSVVFYNEEKRLQLNKIVHPAVREEMNRQKEMYIKESMQAIVLDIPLLFESKLTSLVDRVLVVAVTPDTQLERLMKRNGFSEEEATARIQSQMPLAEKVKNADEVINNDGTIMGTKTQLQVILKKWNIID, encoded by the coding sequence ATGACAGTAGTAATTGGATTAACAGGAGGCATTGCAAGTGGAAAAAGTACAGTGTCTCAAATGTTTCGTGAATTGAGCATACCAGTTATTGATGCAGATATTATTGCGCGAGAAGTTGTAGAGCGAGGAAAACCAGCATATAACAAAATAGTAGAAGTATTTGGAACGGAAGTGTTGCAAAAAGACGGAGAACTGGATCGGCCGAAATTAGGGAGTGTCGTTTTCTATAATGAAGAAAAACGATTGCAGTTAAACAAAATTGTTCATCCTGCAGTACGTGAGGAAATGAATAGACAAAAGGAAATGTACATAAAAGAAAGTATGCAAGCGATTGTGTTAGATATCCCTCTTTTATTTGAAAGTAAATTAACAAGTCTCGTTGACCGTGTTTTAGTTGTAGCAGTTACTCCTGATACACAATTAGAACGTTTGATGAAACGAAATGGTTTTTCCGAAGAAGAAGCAACGGCGCGTATTCAATCTCAAATGCCGTTAGCGGAAAAAGTGAAAAATGCAGATGAAGTGATAAATAATGATGGCACAATTATGGGAACGAAAACACAATTGCAGGTGATTTTAAAGAAATGGAACATTATTGACTAA
- the mutM gene encoding DNA-formamidopyrimidine glycosylase, producing MPELPEVENVRRTLENLVTGKTIEDVIVTYPKIVKRPDDAEIFKEMLKGEKIENIKRRGKFLLLYVTNYVIVSHLRMEGKFLLHQEDEPIDKHTHVRFLFTDGTELHYKDVRKFGTMHLFKKGEEMNQMPLADLGPEPFDAELTPQYLQERLQKTNRKIKVVLLDQRLLVGLGNIYVDEVLFRSQIHPEREASSLTVEEIERIYEATVTTLGEAVKRGGSTIRTYINSQGQIGSFQELLNVYGKKGEPCVTCGTILEKTVVGGRGTHYCPICQPRI from the coding sequence ATGCCTGAATTACCAGAGGTTGAAAACGTCAGACGGACACTTGAAAATCTTGTAACAGGAAAAACGATTGAAGATGTTATTGTTACTTATCCAAAAATAGTGAAACGACCGGATGATGCAGAAATCTTTAAAGAAATGCTAAAAGGCGAGAAGATTGAAAATATAAAGCGAAGAGGAAAGTTTTTGCTTCTATATGTAACAAATTATGTTATTGTTTCACATTTGCGTATGGAAGGTAAGTTTTTACTACATCAAGAGGATGAGCCGATTGATAAACATACGCACGTCCGTTTCTTATTTACAGATGGAACTGAATTACATTATAAAGATGTGAGAAAGTTTGGTACGATGCATCTCTTTAAGAAAGGTGAAGAGATGAATCAAATGCCTCTTGCTGACTTAGGTCCGGAGCCGTTTGATGCTGAATTGACACCGCAGTATTTACAAGAAAGATTGCAAAAGACAAATCGTAAAATAAAAGTTGTGCTATTGGACCAGCGTCTTTTAGTAGGGCTTGGAAATATATATGTTGATGAAGTTTTATTCCGTTCTCAAATTCATCCGGAACGGGAAGCTTCTTCTTTAACAGTAGAAGAAATTGAGCGGATTTATGAGGCTACCGTTACAACGTTAGGTGAAGCGGTAAAACGTGGCGGAAGTACAATTCGGACGTATATCAACTCACAAGGGCAAATTGGTTCATTCCAAGAACTCCTAAATGTATATGGAAAAAAAGGAGAGCCGTGTGTAACTTGTGGTACGATATTAGAAAAAACAGTAGTTGGCGGGCGAGGAACGCATTACTGCCCAATTTGTCAGCCTAGAATATAG
- the speD gene encoding adenosylmethionine decarboxylase: protein MDTMGRHVIAELWDCDFDKLNDMPYIEQLFVDAALRAGAEVREVAFHKFAPQGVSGVVIISESHLTIHSFPEHGYASIDVYTCGDRIDPNVAAEYIAEGLNAKTRESIELPRGTGSFEIKQRETKAL from the coding sequence ATGGATACGATGGGTCGTCACGTGATCGCTGAACTTTGGGATTGCGATTTCGACAAGCTTAATGACATGCCGTATATTGAACAATTATTTGTGGATGCAGCACTAAGAGCTGGTGCTGAAGTGCGTGAGGTTGCTTTCCATAAATTTGCACCACAAGGTGTAAGTGGAGTAGTAATTATCTCGGAATCACATTTAACAATTCATAGCTTTCCGGAGCACGGTTACGCGAGTATTGATGTTTATACTTGTGGGGATCGTATTGATCCAAATGTTGCTGCAGAATATATTGCAGAAGGTTTAAACGCGAAAACGCGTGAGAGCATCGAGCTTCCTCGAGGCACTGGTAGCTTCGAAATTAAGCAGAGAGAAACAAAAGCTCTTTAA
- the infC gene encoding translation initiation factor IF-3: MMINEQIRAREVRLVGANGDQLGIKSRNDALDLAANLNLDLVLVAPNAKPPVCRIMDYGKFRFEQQKKEKEQRKNQKVISMKEVRLSPTIDEHDFNTKLRNAIKFLEKGDKVKASIRFKGRAITHKEIGQRVLDRFSEACAEVSTVESKPKMEGRSMFLVLAPKNDK, translated from the coding sequence ATGATGATTAACGAGCAAATTCGTGCACGTGAAGTACGTTTAGTTGGCGCAAATGGCGATCAACTTGGAATCAAGTCTCGTAATGACGCTTTAGACTTAGCTGCAAATCTTAATCTTGATTTAGTATTAGTTGCTCCAAATGCGAAACCGCCAGTATGCCGCATTATGGACTACGGTAAATTCCGCTTTGAGCAACAGAAGAAAGAAAAAGAGCAGCGCAAAAATCAAAAAGTAATTAGCATGAAAGAAGTTCGTTTAAGTCCAACAATTGATGAACACGACTTTAACACAAAACTTCGTAATGCTATCAAGTTTTTAGAGAAAGGCGACAAGGTTAAAGCGTCAATTCGCTTTAAAGGACGTGCCATTACTCATAAAGAAATCGGTCAACGTGTTTTAGATCGCTTCTCAGAAGCTTGTGCTGAAGTTAGTACAGTTGAATCTAAGCCTAAAATGGAAGGACGCAGTATGTTCTTAGTTTTAGCACCGAAAAACGATAAGTAA
- a CDS encoding DUF4177 domain-containing protein, whose translation MFEYKFVKVEFHWGLTRSKLAEDYQEIIQEHARDDWRFVQIVAPTIGSSGQPEYFDLIFEKKISL comes from the coding sequence ATGTTCGAATATAAATTCGTAAAAGTCGAATTCCATTGGGGGCTCACTCGCTCAAAACTAGCTGAAGACTACCAAGAAATTATTCAAGAACATGCTAGAGATGACTGGAGGTTCGTACAGATTGTCGCCCCTACGATTGGCAGTTCTGGACAACCTGAATATTTCGACCTCATATTTGAAAAGAAAATATCACTATAA
- the rplT gene encoding 50S ribosomal protein L20 produces MPRVKGGTVTRQRRKKVIKLAKGYYGSKNTLFKVANQQVMKSLMYAFRDRRQKKRDFRKLWITRINAAARMNGLSYSRLMHGLKNAGIEVNRKMLADLAVHDEKAFAELATVAKNNIN; encoded by the coding sequence ATGCCAAGAGTAAAAGGTGGTACAGTTACTCGTCAACGTCGTAAAAAAGTTATAAAATTAGCAAAAGGTTACTACGGTTCAAAAAATACATTATTCAAGGTTGCTAACCAACAGGTTATGAAATCTCTAATGTATGCATTCCGTGACCGCCGTCAAAAGAAACGTGACTTCCGTAAATTATGGATTACACGTATCAACGCAGCAGCTCGTATGAATGGTCTTTCTTACAGCCGCTTAATGCACGGTCTTAAAAATGCTGGCATCGAAGTTAACCGCAAGATGCTTGCTGACTTAGCTGTTCATGACGAAAAAGCTTTCGCTGAATTAGCAACAGTTGCAAAAAACAACATTAACTAA
- the ytaF gene encoding sporulation membrane protein YtaF: MYLYLSLILLAFTLSLDSCSVGLTYGLRSVRIPLKSIIIIGICSAAVMLVSMGIGHMIAKIFSPVIATRIGGLVLIGIGIWVLYQFFRSEKKEEPKQEEKVWKLEIASLGLVIQILRKPTVADFDKSGTISAGEALLLGIALSVDSFGAGIGASLLGYAPAMMAILVAVMSSLFLFIGMKLGTVLSNMKWLQKFTFLPGVLLIIIGIWKM, translated from the coding sequence ATGTACCTTTATTTATCTCTTATTTTATTAGCTTTTACATTAAGCTTAGATAGCTGTAGTGTAGGGCTAACATATGGGTTAAGAAGCGTAAGAATTCCACTAAAATCAATTATAATTATCGGAATCTGTTCAGCGGCTGTTATGCTTGTTTCAATGGGAATTGGACATATGATCGCGAAAATATTTTCACCTGTTATCGCAACGCGTATCGGTGGGCTTGTTCTTATTGGAATAGGGATTTGGGTGTTATATCAATTTTTTCGAAGTGAGAAAAAAGAAGAACCGAAGCAAGAGGAGAAGGTCTGGAAATTAGAGATTGCCTCGCTAGGGCTAGTAATTCAAATTTTACGGAAACCGACTGTAGCAGATTTTGATAAATCAGGCACCATTTCTGCAGGAGAAGCATTACTTCTTGGTATCGCTCTTTCTGTAGATTCATTTGGTGCCGGAATTGGTGCATCTTTATTAGGGTATGCACCCGCTATGATGGCGATATTAGTTGCAGTTATGAGTTCTTTGTTTTTGTTTATTGGAATGAAACTTGGGACGGTTTTATCGAATATGAAGTGGTTACAAAAATTTACATTCCTGCCTGGAGTATTACTCATTATTATTGGAATTTGGAAAATGTAA
- the rpmI gene encoding 50S ribosomal protein L35, with product MPKQKTHRGAAKRFKKTGSGKLKRSHAYTSHLFANKSTKAKRKLRKAGVVSAGDFKRIRQMLDNLK from the coding sequence ATGCCTAAACAAAAAACTCATCGCGGCGCTGCAAAGCGTTTCAAAAAGACTGGATCAGGTAAACTGAAACGTTCTCACGCTTACACAAGCCATTTATTCGCTAACAAATCTACAAAAGCTAAACGTAAACTACGTAAAGCTGGTGTAGTAAGCGCTGGTGACTTCAAACGCATTCGTCAAATGCTTGACAACTTAAAATAA